A single Comamonas sp. NLF-1-9 DNA region contains:
- the rplI gene encoding 50S ribosomal protein L9 yields the protein MQVILLDKVVNLGALGDIVKVKDGYARNYLIPTGRAHRATAAAKAEFEARRAELEKAAADKLAQAQAEAAQLEQLTLKLTQKAGVDGRLFGSVTSYDIADELHRQGVKVHKAQIRMPDGPIKMVGDSSVTVVLHTDVSVELAVAVYGETA from the coding sequence ATGCAAGTGATTTTGCTCGACAAGGTGGTCAACCTCGGTGCGCTGGGCGACATCGTCAAGGTCAAGGACGGCTACGCGCGCAACTACCTGATCCCCACGGGCCGCGCCCACCGCGCGACCGCGGCCGCCAAGGCCGAATTCGAAGCGCGCCGCGCCGAACTGGAAAAGGCTGCGGCCGACAAGCTCGCCCAGGCCCAGGCCGAGGCGGCGCAGCTCGAGCAGCTGACCCTCAAGCTCACGCAGAAGGCCGGCGTCGACGGCCGTCTGTTCGGCTCGGTCACCAGCTACGACATCGCCGACGAGCTGCACCGCCAGGGCGTGAAGGTGCACAAGGCACAGATCCGCATGCCCGACGGCCCGATCAAGATGGTCGGCGATAGCAGCGTGACCGTGGTGCTGCACACCGACGTGTCGGTGGAGCTGGCGGTGGCGGTGTACGGCGAAACCGCCTGA
- the dnaB gene encoding replicative DNA helicase: MSAVISAPLETYVPAHFPDRELTQLRVPPHSIEAESSVLGGLLLDNLAWDRVSDLLGEGDFYRSEHQQVYAAIGALIGANKPADVITVHERLQSVGKAEETGGLAYLNSLAQYVPSASNIRRYAEIVRERAILRKLVSASDEIATNAFNPQGRPVDRILDEAEQKIFAIGEEGSRMKQGFQPMESLVVSLLDRVQEMADNPMDVTGVPTGFTDLDRMTSGLQAGDLVVLAARPSMGKTSLAVNIAEHVALNEQLPVAIFSMEMGAAQLAVRIVGSIGRIDQGHLRTGKLTDQEWPRLTEAIERLRSVSLHIDETPGLTPSELRASARRLARQCGKLGLIVVDYLQLMSGSGGGQGENRATELGEISRGLKMLAKELQCPVIALSQLNRSVEQRNDKRPLMSDLRESGAIEQDADIIMFIYRDDYYNKESKEPNVSEIIIGKQRNGPTGTVKLFFQKDQTRFENLALEQGNGY, encoded by the coding sequence ATGTCTGCCGTGATTTCCGCACCGCTGGAGACCTATGTTCCAGCCCATTTCCCCGACCGCGAGCTGACGCAGCTGCGCGTGCCCCCGCACTCGATCGAAGCCGAGTCCAGCGTGCTCGGCGGTCTGCTGCTCGACAACCTGGCCTGGGACCGGGTGAGCGATCTGCTGGGCGAGGGCGACTTCTACCGCAGCGAGCACCAGCAGGTCTATGCCGCCATCGGCGCGCTGATCGGCGCCAACAAGCCGGCCGACGTGATCACGGTGCACGAGCGCCTGCAAAGCGTGGGCAAGGCCGAGGAAACCGGCGGCCTGGCCTACCTGAACAGCCTGGCGCAGTACGTGCCCAGCGCCAGCAACATCCGCCGCTACGCCGAGATCGTGCGCGAGCGCGCCATTCTGAGAAAGCTCGTCTCGGCCAGCGACGAGATCGCCACCAACGCCTTCAACCCGCAAGGCAGGCCGGTGGACCGCATCCTGGACGAGGCCGAGCAGAAGATCTTCGCCATCGGCGAAGAGGGCTCGCGCATGAAGCAGGGCTTCCAGCCCATGGAGTCGCTGGTCGTGAGCCTGCTCGACCGCGTGCAGGAGATGGCCGACAACCCCATGGACGTGACCGGCGTGCCCACCGGCTTCACCGACCTGGACCGCATGACCAGCGGTCTGCAGGCGGGCGACCTGGTGGTGCTGGCCGCGCGCCCGTCCATGGGCAAGACCTCGCTGGCGGTGAACATCGCCGAGCACGTGGCGCTCAACGAGCAGCTGCCGGTGGCGATCTTCTCGATGGAAATGGGCGCGGCCCAGCTGGCGGTGCGCATCGTCGGCTCGATAGGCCGCATCGACCAGGGGCACTTGCGCACCGGCAAGCTCACCGACCAGGAATGGCCGCGCCTGACCGAGGCGATAGAGCGGCTGCGTTCGGTCTCGCTGCATATCGACGAGACGCCGGGCCTGACGCCCTCGGAGCTGCGCGCCAGTGCCCGGCGCCTGGCGCGCCAGTGCGGCAAGCTCGGGCTGATCGTGGTGGACTACCTGCAGCTCATGAGCGGTTCGGGCGGCGGCCAGGGCGAGAACCGTGCGACCGAGCTCGGCGAGATCTCGCGCGGCCTGAAGATGCTGGCCAAGGAACTGCAGTGCCCCGTGATCGCGCTGTCGCAGCTCAACCGTTCGGTGGAGCAGCGCAACGACAAGCGCCCCTTGATGAGCGACCTGCGCGAATCGGGCGCGATCGAGCAGGACGCCGACATCATCATGTTCATCTACCGCGACGACTACTACAACAAGGAGAGCAAGGAGCCCAACGTCTCGGAGATCATCATCGGCAAGCAGCGCAATGGCCCGACGGGCACCGTCAAGCTGTTCTTCCAGAAGGACCAGACGCGCTTCGAGAACCTGGCGCTGGAGCAGGGCAATGGTTACTGA
- a CDS encoding amino acid ABC transporter permease, with product MDYFLSLLGPLAQGALVTLKLFFITVALALPLGLLLALARVSHLRALSAAVNGYIWLMRGTPLMLQMLFIYFALPFVPVVGVRLPDFPSAVVAFTLNYAAYFAEIFRAGILSVDRGQYEAARVLGMNYRQTMRRIVLPQMVRNILPPLSNETITLVKDTSLIYVLALNDLLRAARGIVQRDFTTSPFIVAAAFYLIMTLVLTWGFQRLERHHARYDA from the coding sequence ATGGACTATTTTTTGTCGCTGCTGGGGCCGCTCGCGCAGGGCGCGCTCGTCACGCTCAAGCTGTTTTTCATCACGGTGGCGCTGGCGCTGCCGCTGGGGCTGTTGCTGGCGCTGGCGCGGGTGTCGCACCTGCGCGCGCTGTCGGCCGCGGTCAACGGCTACATCTGGCTGATGCGCGGCACGCCGCTGATGCTGCAGATGCTGTTCATCTACTTTGCGCTGCCCTTCGTGCCGGTGGTCGGCGTGCGTCTGCCGGACTTTCCCTCTGCCGTGGTGGCCTTCACGCTGAATTACGCCGCCTACTTTGCCGAGATCTTCCGCGCCGGCATCCTGTCGGTGGATCGCGGGCAGTACGAGGCGGCGCGCGTGCTCGGCATGAACTACCGCCAGACCATGCGGCGCATCGTGCTGCCGCAGATGGTGCGCAACATCCTGCCGCCGCTGTCGAACGAAACCATCACGCTGGTCAAGGACACTTCGCTGATCTACGTGCTGGCGCTCAACGACTTGCTGCGTGCGGCGCGCGGCATCGTGCAGCGCGACTTCACCACTTCGCCCTTCATCGTGGCCGCTGCCTTCTATCTCATCATGACGCTGGTGCTGACCTGGGGCTTCCAGCGGCTGGAGCGCCACCATGCCCGCTATGACGCCTGA
- a CDS encoding aldehyde dehydrogenase family protein — protein MVTENSQVRLARLARLLGWTVPAAGGAADLAVRAPRDGALLARLSAQTPAQVQAAIDAAVRAGKRWRAVPAPVRGELVRRLAALLREHKAQLGELVSLEAGKILGEGQGEVQEMIDICDFAVGLSRQLHGLTIASERPGHRMMETWHPAGVVGIISAFNFPVAVWSWNAALALVCGNAIVWKPSEKTPLTALVCQHLLQQAAAQLNAERPGCVPEGLSQVVPGAREAGEALAASPQVAVLSATGSTRMGRQVAVKVAERFGRSILELGGNNAMVVTASADLELAVRAIVFAAVGTAGQRCTTLRRLIVHASVHDALLARLERVYQSIAVGDPLQPSTLVGPLIDRGAFDAMQAALAQARAEGALSMVGGERVCQALGEDAWYVRPALVQMPAQTAVVREETFAPILYVLRYGGDLDEAVALQNDVPQGLSSAIFTQDLAEAERFLSAAGSDCGIANVNIGTSGAEIGGAFGGEKETGGGRESGSDAWKGYMRRATNTINYGGALPLAQGVRFDVETGS, from the coding sequence ATGGTTACTGAAAATTCGCAGGTGCGGCTCGCGCGACTGGCGCGGCTGCTCGGCTGGACGGTCCCCGCGGCGGGCGGTGCGGCCGACCTTGCAGTGCGCGCTCCGCGCGACGGCGCGCTGCTGGCCAGGCTGAGCGCGCAGACACCGGCGCAGGTGCAGGCCGCGATCGATGCCGCCGTGCGCGCGGGCAAGCGCTGGCGCGCGGTGCCCGCGCCCGTGCGCGGCGAGCTGGTGCGGCGTCTGGCCGCCCTGTTGCGCGAGCACAAGGCGCAGCTGGGCGAGCTGGTCTCGCTGGAGGCCGGCAAGATCCTCGGCGAAGGGCAGGGCGAGGTGCAGGAGATGATCGACATCTGCGACTTCGCCGTCGGGCTGTCGCGCCAGCTCCATGGCCTGACGATCGCCAGCGAGCGCCCCGGCCACCGCATGATGGAAACCTGGCACCCGGCCGGCGTGGTCGGCATCATCTCGGCCTTCAATTTCCCGGTGGCGGTCTGGTCCTGGAATGCGGCGCTTGCCCTGGTCTGCGGCAACGCCATTGTCTGGAAGCCGTCGGAGAAGACCCCGCTCACGGCGCTGGTCTGCCAGCATCTGCTGCAGCAGGCGGCCGCGCAGCTCAATGCCGAGCGGCCCGGCTGCGTGCCCGAAGGGCTGAGCCAGGTGGTGCCGGGTGCACGCGAGGCGGGAGAAGCGCTGGCTGCCAGCCCGCAGGTGGCGGTGCTCAGTGCCACGGGTTCCACGCGCATGGGACGGCAGGTGGCGGTGAAGGTCGCCGAGCGTTTTGGCCGCAGCATTCTGGAGCTGGGCGGCAACAACGCCATGGTGGTGACGGCCTCGGCCGACCTGGAGCTGGCGGTGCGCGCCATCGTGTTCGCGGCCGTGGGCACGGCGGGCCAGCGCTGCACCACGCTGCGCCGGCTGATCGTGCATGCTTCGGTGCACGACGCGCTGCTGGCGCGCCTCGAGCGCGTGTACCAGAGCATCGCGGTGGGCGACCCGCTGCAGCCATCGACCCTGGTGGGGCCCTTGATAGACCGCGGTGCCTTCGATGCCATGCAGGCGGCGCTCGCGCAGGCGCGCGCCGAGGGCGCCCTCAGCATGGTGGGCGGTGAGCGCGTATGCCAGGCGCTGGGCGAGGACGCCTGGTACGTGCGCCCGGCGCTGGTGCAGATGCCGGCGCAGACGGCCGTGGTGCGCGAGGAAACCTTCGCTCCCATCCTCTACGTGCTGCGCTACGGGGGCGATCTGGACGAAGCGGTCGCGCTGCAGAACGACGTGCCCCAGGGTCTGTCCTCGGCCATCTTCACGCAGGACCTGGCCGAAGCCGAGCGCTTCCTGTCGGCGGCCGGCAGCGACTGCGGCATTGCCAACGTGAACATCGGCACCTCGGGCGCGGAGATCGGCGGGGCCTTTGGTGGCGAGAAGGAAACCGGAGGCGGGCGCGAATCGGGCTCGGACGCCTGGAAGGGCTACATGCGCCGCGCCACCAACACCATCAACTACGGCGGCGCGCTGCCCCTGGCGCAGGGCGTGCGCTTTGACGTCGAAACAGGCTCCTGA
- a CDS encoding PilZ domain-containing protein has protein sequence MPYERRHYVRVRFDSPGQLRWAGQAVAVRVLDLSLKGALLQTALDRTALQPGLRCELTVPLAPQEYIRMAVEVTHLQEEHIGVACLSVDIDSVTHLRRLIELQLGDPALLERDLAELSGLH, from the coding sequence ATGCCCTACGAGCGCCGCCACTACGTCCGTGTACGGTTCGACAGCCCCGGCCAGCTGCGCTGGGCCGGGCAGGCGGTCGCGGTGCGCGTGCTCGACCTGTCGCTCAAGGGAGCATTGCTGCAGACGGCGCTGGACAGAACGGCGCTGCAGCCCGGTCTGCGCTGCGAACTGACCGTTCCGCTCGCCCCGCAGGAGTACATCCGCATGGCCGTAGAGGTGACGCACCTGCAGGAGGAACATATCGGCGTGGCCTGCCTGAGCGTGGACATCGACAGCGTGACCCACCTGCGCCGGCTGATCGAGCTGCAACTGGGCGACCCTGCGCTGCTCGAGCGCGATCTGGCCGAGCTCAGCGGCCTGCACTGA
- the rpsR gene encoding 30S ribosomal protein S18, which yields MFRKFNKGGKGGKRNSQSLLFKRKRFCRFTVAGVEEIDYKDIDTLRDFIAENGKIIPARLTGTRAIYQRQLNTAIKRARFLALLPFTDQHKI from the coding sequence ATGTTCAGGAAATTCAACAAGGGCGGCAAGGGCGGCAAGCGCAACAGCCAGTCGCTGCTGTTCAAGCGCAAGCGTTTCTGCCGCTTCACCGTGGCCGGCGTCGAGGAGATCGACTACAAGGACATCGACACGCTGCGCGACTTCATCGCCGAGAACGGCAAGATCATTCCGGCACGCCTGACCGGCACGCGCGCCATCTACCAGCGTCAGCTCAATACCGCCATCAAGCGCGCGCGCTTTCTGGCGCTGCTGCCGTTCACCGATCAGCACAAGATCTGA
- the rpsF gene encoding 30S ribosomal protein S6 — MRHYEIVLLIHPDQSEQVPAMLERYKGMITAGGGQVHRVEDWGRRQLAYMISKLAKAHYLCLNIEADQAVMAELEHAFKFNDAVLRHLTVQKTKAETTPSLMMKTVEREEARKASQAEAAER, encoded by the coding sequence ATGCGTCACTATGAAATCGTCTTGCTCATCCATCCGGACCAGAGCGAGCAGGTGCCGGCGATGCTCGAGCGCTACAAGGGCATGATCACCGCGGGCGGTGGTCAGGTGCACCGCGTGGAAGACTGGGGCCGGCGCCAACTGGCCTACATGATCAGCAAACTGGCCAAGGCGCACTACCTGTGCCTGAACATCGAGGCCGACCAGGCCGTGATGGCCGAACTGGAGCACGCCTTCAAGTTCAACGACGCGGTGCTGCGCCACCTCACGGTGCAGAAGACCAAGGCCGAAACCACGCCCTCGCTGATGATGAAGACCGTCGAGCGCGAGGAAGCCCGCAAGGCCAGCCAGGCCGAGGCAGCAGAGCGCTGA
- the grpE gene encoding nucleotide exchange factor GrpE: MAADAHDEIARLNNELAELKAKSADLADQFLRAKAEAENARRRAEEDVAKARKFGIEGFAENLLPVCDSLDAALAIENASAAQLREGSEATLRQLLSVLERNKVVVVNPAAGDRFDPHQHQAISVVPSEQEANTVVSVLQKGYLIFDRVLRPALVTVAGGSQGDGART, encoded by the coding sequence ATGGCCGCCGACGCGCACGATGAAATCGCCCGCCTGAACAACGAACTGGCCGAGCTCAAGGCCAAGAGCGCCGATCTGGCCGACCAGTTCCTGCGCGCCAAGGCCGAAGCGGAGAACGCCCGCCGCCGCGCCGAGGAAGACGTGGCCAAGGCGCGCAAGTTCGGCATCGAGGGTTTTGCCGAGAACCTGCTGCCAGTGTGCGACAGCCTGGACGCCGCGCTGGCCATAGAAAACGCCAGCGCCGCTCAGCTGCGCGAAGGCAGCGAAGCCACCTTGCGCCAGCTGCTGTCGGTGCTCGAGCGCAACAAGGTAGTGGTGGTCAATCCGGCGGCGGGCGACAGGTTCGATCCGCACCAGCACCAGGCGATCAGCGTCGTGCCATCCGAGCAAGAGGCCAACACCGTCGTGAGCGTGCTGCAAAAGGGCTACCTGATCTTTGATCGCGTGCTGCGCCCGGCGCTGGTGACCGTGGCCGGCGGCTCCCAGGGGGACGGTGCACGCACTTGA
- the priB gene encoding primosomal replication protein N, producing the protein MPSPASAATLNRLQLTASVAQLQPLRHTPVGLPALDVSLAHASTQEEAGGQRQVAVTLKAVAFGTLAERLARQALESLWDFQGFLAQARNGRGVVFHIQAFQPH; encoded by the coding sequence GTGCCATCGCCCGCAAGTGCCGCCACCCTCAACCGCCTGCAGCTGACGGCAAGCGTTGCGCAACTGCAGCCGCTGCGCCATACGCCGGTGGGCCTGCCCGCACTGGACGTGAGCCTGGCGCATGCGTCCACCCAGGAGGAAGCCGGTGGACAGCGGCAGGTGGCGGTGACGCTCAAGGCCGTGGCCTTCGGCACGCTGGCCGAACGGCTTGCCAGACAGGCGCTGGAGAGCCTCTGGGATTTCCAGGGCTTCCTGGCCCAGGCGCGCAATGGCAGGGGCGTGGTGTTTCACATCCAGGCGTTTCAACCCCATTAG
- a CDS encoding amino acid ABC transporter ATP-binding protein, whose product MPAMTPDAPMIAALQLKKRFGSNEVLRGVSLSVAHGEVVALIGPSGSGKSTFLRCLNQLETIDAGEIRIAGEQLVGTDAQGHCRYAPEAQARRLCRKSGMVFQHFNLFPHLTVLENLIEAPMVVAGVARAEALQRAERLLAKVGLSAKRDSYPARLSGGQKQRVAIARALAMEPEIMLFDEPTSALDPELTGEVLRTMRELAEERMTMLVVTHEMGFAREVAHTVAFMDEGELLAQRPAREFFADPGHERAQAFLEHML is encoded by the coding sequence ATGCCCGCTATGACGCCTGATGCACCAATGATTGCCGCGCTGCAGTTGAAGAAGCGCTTCGGCAGCAACGAGGTGCTGCGCGGGGTGTCGCTGTCGGTGGCGCACGGCGAGGTGGTGGCACTGATCGGGCCTTCGGGCTCGGGCAAGAGCACCTTTCTGCGCTGCCTGAACCAGCTCGAAACCATAGACGCGGGCGAGATCCGCATCGCCGGCGAACAACTGGTGGGCACCGACGCGCAAGGCCATTGCCGCTACGCCCCCGAGGCCCAGGCCCGCCGCCTGTGCCGCAAGAGCGGCATGGTGTTCCAGCACTTCAACCTGTTTCCGCACCTCACCGTGCTGGAAAACCTGATCGAGGCGCCCATGGTGGTGGCGGGCGTTGCGCGCGCCGAGGCACTGCAGCGGGCCGAGCGCCTGCTGGCCAAGGTGGGCCTGTCGGCCAAGCGCGACAGCTACCCGGCGCGCCTGTCCGGCGGGCAGAAGCAGCGCGTGGCCATCGCCCGCGCGCTGGCCATGGAGCCCGAGATCATGCTGTTTGACGAGCCCACGTCCGCACTGGATCCGGAGTTGACCGGCGAGGTGCTGCGCACCATGCGCGAGCTGGCCGAGGAGCGCATGACCATGCTCGTCGTCACGCATGAGATGGGCTTTGCGCGGGAGGTGGCGCACACCGTCGCCTTCATGGACGAGGGTGAGCTGCTGGCGCAGCGCCCGGCGCGCGAGTTTTTTGCTGACCCGGGACACGAGCGCGCCCAGGCGTTTCTTGAGCACATGCTTTGA
- the dnaK gene encoding molecular chaperone DnaK, whose translation MGKIIGIDLGTTNSCVAIMEGNATRVIENSEGARTTPSIVAYQDDGEILVGASAKRQAVTNPKNTIYAVKRLIGRKYDDKEVQKDLGLAPFAIIKADNGDAWVQVRDQKLAPPQISAETLRKMKKTAEDYLGEPVTEAVITVPAYFNDSQRQATKDAGRIAGLEVKRIINEPTAAALAFGLDKQGKGDRKIVVYDLGGGTFDVSVIEIADVDGEKQFEVLATNGDTFLGGEDFDQRIIDYIIGEFKKDQGVDLKADVLALQRLKEAAEKAKIELSNSAQTDINLPYITADASGPKHLNIKLTRAKLESLVEDLIERTIGPCRTAIKDAGISVSDINDVILVGGMTRMPKVQEQVKEFFGKEPRKDVNPDEAVAVGAAVQGQVLSGDRKDVLLLDVTPLSLGIETLGGVMTKMITKNTTIPTKFAQTFSTAEDNQPAVTIKVYQGEREIATANKLLGEFNLEGIPPASRGTPQIEVSFDIDANGILHVGAKDKGTGKENKITIKASSGLSEEEIQKMVKDAELNAADDKKKLELVQARNQGEAAVHSTQKALAEHGDKLEAGEKEKVEAAVKELEEALKGEDKAAIEDKTNALMTASQKLGEKMYADAAAQAGAAAGAAPGGEPPAQPSAAADDDNVVDAEVKEVKKG comes from the coding sequence ATGGGAAAGATCATCGGCATCGACCTGGGCACGACCAATAGCTGCGTGGCCATCATGGAAGGCAATGCGACGCGCGTGATCGAGAACAGCGAAGGCGCGCGCACCACGCCCTCCATCGTCGCCTACCAGGACGACGGCGAGATCCTGGTCGGCGCCAGCGCCAAGCGCCAGGCCGTGACCAACCCCAAGAACACCATCTACGCGGTCAAGCGCCTGATCGGGCGCAAGTACGACGACAAGGAGGTGCAGAAAGACCTGGGTCTGGCACCCTTTGCCATCATCAAGGCCGACAACGGCGACGCCTGGGTGCAGGTGCGCGACCAGAAGCTCGCGCCGCCGCAGATCAGCGCCGAGACCCTGCGCAAGATGAAGAAGACCGCCGAGGACTACCTGGGCGAGCCGGTGACCGAGGCCGTCATCACGGTCCCCGCCTACTTCAACGACAGCCAGCGCCAGGCGACCAAGGACGCCGGGCGCATCGCCGGCCTGGAAGTCAAGCGCATCATCAACGAACCCACGGCCGCGGCGCTCGCCTTCGGCCTGGACAAGCAGGGCAAGGGCGACCGCAAGATCGTCGTCTACGACCTGGGCGGCGGCACGTTTGACGTGTCGGTGATCGAGATCGCCGACGTCGACGGCGAGAAGCAGTTCGAGGTACTGGCCACCAACGGCGACACCTTCCTGGGTGGTGAGGATTTCGACCAGCGCATCATCGACTACATCATCGGCGAGTTCAAGAAGGACCAGGGCGTGGACCTCAAGGCCGACGTGCTCGCGCTGCAGCGTCTGAAAGAAGCGGCAGAGAAGGCCAAGATCGAGCTGTCCAATTCCGCGCAGACCGACATCAACCTGCCCTACATCACGGCCGACGCCTCGGGCCCCAAGCACCTGAACATCAAGCTCACGCGCGCCAAGCTCGAAAGCCTGGTCGAGGACCTGATCGAGCGCACCATAGGCCCGTGCCGCACCGCCATCAAGGATGCGGGCATCAGCGTGAGCGACATCAACGACGTGATCCTGGTCGGCGGCATGACGCGCATGCCCAAGGTGCAGGAGCAGGTCAAGGAGTTCTTCGGCAAGGAGCCGCGCAAGGACGTGAACCCCGACGAAGCCGTGGCCGTGGGCGCGGCCGTGCAGGGCCAGGTGCTCTCGGGCGACCGCAAGGACGTGCTGCTGCTGGACGTGACGCCGCTGTCGCTGGGCATCGAGACCCTGGGTGGCGTCATGACCAAGATGATCACCAAGAACACCACCATTCCGACCAAGTTCGCCCAGACCTTCTCCACCGCCGAGGACAACCAGCCCGCGGTGACGATCAAGGTCTACCAGGGCGAGCGCGAGATCGCCACGGCCAACAAGCTGCTGGGCGAGTTCAATCTGGAAGGCATTCCGCCCGCATCGCGCGGCACGCCCCAGATCGAGGTGAGTTTCGACATCGACGCCAACGGCATCCTGCACGTGGGTGCCAAGGACAAGGGCACGGGCAAGGAAAACAAGATCACCATCAAGGCGTCTTCGGGCCTGTCCGAGGAAGAGATCCAGAAGATGGTCAAGGACGCCGAGCTCAACGCCGCCGACGACAAGAAGAAGCTCGAACTCGTGCAGGCGCGCAACCAGGGCGAAGCGGCGGTGCACAGCACGCAGAAGGCGCTCGCCGAGCACGGCGACAAGCTTGAGGCGGGCGAGAAGGAAAAGGTCGAAGCCGCGGTCAAGGAGCTGGAAGAAGCTCTCAAGGGCGAGGACAAGGCGGCGATCGAGGACAAGACCAATGCCCTGATGACCGCAAGCCAGAAGCTGGGCGAGAAGATGTATGCCGACGCTGCCGCCCAGGCCGGCGCCGCGGCGGGAGCCGCGCCCGGTGGCGAGCCGCCGGCCCAGCCGTCCGCGGCCGCGGACGACGACAACGTCGTGGACGCGGAAGTCAAGGAAGTCAAGAAGGGCTGA
- the dnaJ gene encoding molecular chaperone DnaJ yields MASKRDYYEVLGVPKNASEDEIKKAYRKLAMKYHPDRNQGDAARTAEEKFKEAKEAYEMLSDGQRRAAYDQYGHAGVDPNMRGGMGGAEGFGGFAEAFGDIFGDMFGGQRAGRGGRQVYRGSDLSYAMEVTLEEAASGKDAQIRIPSWDNCDTCHGSGAKPGTSPKTCNTCQGSGVVQMRQGFFSVQQTCPHCRGTGKVITDPCTTCHGQGKIKQQKTLEVKIPAGIDDGMRIRSTGNGEPGTNGGPPGDLYIEIRIKKHDIFERDGDDLHCQVPVSFITAALGGEIEVPTLGGKAAIDIPEGTQAGKQFRLRGKGIKGIRASYPGDLYCHIVVETPVKLTEYQRKLLRELEESLKKGGAKHSPSTESWTERLKRSFFS; encoded by the coding sequence ATGGCCAGCAAACGCGACTATTACGAAGTCCTGGGCGTTCCCAAGAACGCCAGCGAAGACGAGATCAAGAAGGCTTATCGCAAACTTGCGATGAAGTACCACCCCGACCGCAACCAGGGTGACGCCGCCAGGACGGCGGAAGAGAAATTCAAGGAGGCCAAGGAGGCCTACGAGATGCTCTCCGACGGCCAAAGGCGCGCAGCCTACGACCAGTACGGGCATGCGGGCGTGGACCCGAACATGCGCGGGGGCATGGGCGGCGCGGAAGGCTTCGGCGGTTTTGCCGAGGCCTTTGGCGACATCTTCGGCGACATGTTCGGCGGGCAGCGCGCGGGCCGGGGCGGGCGGCAGGTGTACCGCGGCAGCGACCTGTCCTACGCCATGGAGGTCACGCTGGAAGAGGCGGCGAGCGGCAAGGACGCGCAGATTCGCATTCCGAGCTGGGACAACTGCGACACCTGCCACGGCAGCGGCGCCAAGCCCGGCACCAGCCCCAAGACCTGCAACACCTGCCAGGGCAGCGGCGTGGTGCAGATGCGCCAGGGTTTTTTCAGCGTGCAGCAGACCTGTCCGCACTGCCGCGGCACGGGCAAGGTGATCACCGACCCCTGCACCACCTGCCACGGCCAGGGCAAGATCAAGCAGCAGAAGACGCTGGAGGTGAAGATTCCCGCCGGCATCGACGACGGCATGCGCATCCGCTCCACCGGCAATGGCGAGCCCGGCACCAACGGCGGACCACCCGGCGACCTCTATATCGAGATCCGCATCAAGAAGCACGACATCTTCGAGCGCGACGGCGACGACTTGCACTGCCAGGTGCCGGTGAGCTTCATCACCGCGGCGCTGGGCGGCGAGATCGAGGTGCCGACGCTGGGCGGCAAGGCCGCGATCGACATCCCCGAAGGCACGCAGGCCGGCAAGCAGTTTCGCCTGCGCGGCAAGGGCATCAAGGGCATACGCGCAAGCTACCCGGGCGACCTGTACTGCCACATCGTGGTCGAAACCCCGGTCAAGCTCACCGAATACCAGCGCAAGCTCCTGCGCGAGCTGGAAGAGTCGCTGAAAAAAGGCGGTGCCAAGCATTCGCCCTCGACCGAGAGCTGGACCGAGCGCCTCAAGCGCAGCTTCTTCAGCTGA